The Gadus macrocephalus chromosome 13, ASM3116895v1 genome includes a window with the following:
- the LOC132471304 gene encoding immunoglobulin-like and fibronectin type III domain-containing protein 1 isoform X2 — MMKKSKIADQTAAGQGVDVSDDAQPCERGIKKKSKVPGVMITQFQEELPEDATTPDFTRKPIALTIQEGKLAVFKAKVIGNPTPKVSWGRANGEIVFHPETCQQKFDEVSGEHTLEFNKVDPDDADTYKCFATNDYGRAVCTVLLNVIEVGFRKKKEQKVEEPSELRKQLKKRKPDGTREEKPMDNEEKVWEILLSADKKDYESICIEYGITNFRGMLTRLNEMRKEKEAEVAQFVSHISTLKHIDVKDNDCATIEIDMDLKDPNSKVFLYKDGIMVPFTTELGEELKHSLKRIGKKYVFSIKKLGSEDAGLYSVDVGGVNVFSTEFKVPDVSFAVKIQEVKAVERENAQFQCVLTAPMNEIKWFGKSAPLEDGEKFQILVSEDKLIHKLIVRDVMPLDGGIYAAVAGIKSCNTFLIVEADKDPAGKGKKGARKDTVAGGGNDEELMKIAKDQQAKYEKEMAEKLVAAKKAKEEWEAQQVVDKVQAKADAEARAAAAKARGGAGGAGGDGAVDATGGGGTGVGGGAGGGAGGGAGGGAGGAGGGAGGAGGGGAGGAGAGGGDGKGGDGGDEDGDEEGAEGEGGKRKKRVRDAPLIPETVVGDEAPGAGDGSPGGGKPPRKGKQSAGGSQDPLIPETVVDPGVHFHAGLSDVKAIIGEPAEIECKVSSEECEGFWYKDGEEITSNEDLTISKDGSFHRLKISKVTEETSGTYRFEADGRKTEAVISVEDPPRFSAEDIEAFKAPVTVKKGQKATFKVPHLGREPVKIQWYLDGEELSDQSNIRIDNSEGECRLNLIKLQRKDSGEVKIKLKNEFGSIEAYSELVVLDRPTPPMGPLEIVEASSSAVEVKWRAPKDAGGCKIDNYIVERQQVGRNTWKKLGPIGPEAQYRDIDVEHGRRYCYRFRVETEMGVSEVMESEDVQAGTKAYPGPPSAPKVVSAFKDCINLTWVAPGNTGGTSILGYNVEKRKKGSNLWGAVNPPDQLVKGKSFGVKEVNEGLEYEFRVAAVNDSGAGEFGNPSEFVFARDPKKPPGKVIDMKVTDSSYTTLCLSWTNPKDLPGEQDEAKAFWVEMRPAECPEWERCNMSPITGSTFTVKGMKSMAMYWVRVIALNEGGSGEPCELDNYVLAMPPPVRPRFTNSKIKSLVVVRAGNSARFNVDYEASPWPEVKWLKDGVPISKRVTISNTEGASQLLLPSAERSDTGVFTVMIKNIVGQESFSVEIRVTDEPKPPGPVELDEKVPGTVTVSWEGSPDEKRDDRLYYVVTKRDSTKPTWCTVADRIFNNRFTACNIVPGREYQFRVYAKNDIGSSKPSSSAKWSISTKKVKFTLSESESKACTLERTPKFLVPLKKHNAPQGYECYMTCAVRGEPTPRVTWLRDNISLHTNTNYLISNTCGVCSLLVLTVGPKDSGEYKVIAENQLGRAECSTNLTVKD; from the exons ATGATGAAGAAGTCCAAAATCGCTGACCAGACTGCCGCCGGCCAGGGGG TCGACGTTTCCGATGACGCCCAGCCCTGTGAAAGAG GCATTAAGAAGAAGTCCAAGGTGCCCGGGGTGATGATCACCCAGTTCCAGGAGGAGCTGCCTGAGGACGCCACCACCCCGGACTTCACCCGCAAGCCCATCGCCCTGACCATACAGGAGG GTAAACTCGCCGTGTTCAAAGCCAAAGTGATCGGGAACCCGACCCCCAAGGTCAGCTGGGGCCGGGCCAACGGCGAGATCGTCTTCCACCCGGAGACCTGTCAGCAGAAGTTCGACGAGGTGTCCGGCGAGCACACCCTCGAG TTTAACAAGGTGGACCCGGACGATGCAGACACCTACAAGTGTTTCGCCACCAACGACTACGGCCGGGCAGTGTGCACCGTGCTACTGAACGTCATAGAGG TTGGATTCCGTAAGAAAAAGGAACAAAAAGTGGAAG AGCCCTCAGAACTCAGAAAACAACTGAAGAAACG AAAGCCCGATGGGACCCGCGAGGAGAAGCCCATGGATAACGAGGAGAAGGTGTGGGAGATCCTGCTCAGTGCCGATAAGAAAGACTACGAGAGCATCTGCATCGAGTACGGCATCACCAACTTCCGCGGCATGCTGACGAGGCTGAACGAgatgaggaaggagaaggaggccgAGGTGGCTCAG TTTGTGTCGCACATCAGCACTCTGAAACACATTGACGTCAAGGACAATGACTGTGCCACCATTGAGATCGACATGGACCTCAAAGACCCCAACAGCAAGGTCTTCCTCTACAAG GATGGAATCATGGTTCCCTTCACCACGGAGCTGGGTGAAGAGCTGAAGCACAGTTTGAAACGGATTGGAAAGAAGTACGTTTTCTCCATAAAGAAACTGGGGTCAGAAGACGCTGGACTTTACTCGGTGGACGTCGGGGGTGTCAATGTTTTCTCCACTGAATTTAAAG TCCCTGACGTCAGCTTTGCGGTCAAAATCCAAGAGGTGAAGGCCGTTGAGAGGGAGAACGCTCAGTTCCAGTGTGTTCTGACCGCTCCCATGAACGAGATCAAATGGTTCGGGAAGTCCGCCCCGCTCGAAGACGGGGAGAAGTTCCAGATCCTGGTGTCGGAGGACAAGCTAATCCACAAGCTGATTGTGAGGGACGTCATGCCTTTGGACGGGGGCATCTACGCAGCGGTGGCAGGGATCAAGTCCTGCAACACGTTTCTGATCGTGGAGG CCGATAAAGATCCCGCCGGCAAGGGGAAGAAGGGCGCGCGCAAGGACACAGTGGCGGGCGGCGGCAACGACGAGGAGCTGATGAAGATCGCCAAGGACCAACAGGCCAAGTACGAGAAGGAGATGGCAGAGAAGCTGGTGGCCGCCAAGAAGGCCAAAGAGGAGTGGGAGGCCCAGCAGGTGGTGGACAAGGTCCAGGCTAAAGCAGACGCTGAGGCcagagccgccgccgccaaggccaggggaggggctggtggagccggtggtgatggtgctgtagacgctactggtggtggtggaactggagttggaggtggagctgggggtggtgctggaggtggagcaggaggtggagctggaggagctggaggtggagctggaggagcaggag gaggtggagctggaggagcaggag caggtggaggcgACGGAAAGGGAGGCGATGGAGGTGATGAAGACGGCGATGAAGAAGGggcggagggggaaggaggcaaGCGTAAGAAACGTGTCAGAGACGCCCCCCTGATCCCGGAGACAGTCGTAG GCGATGAGGCTCCGGGGGCCGGAGACGGAtctccggggggggggaagccCCCCCGCAAGGGGAAGCAATCAGCGGGGGGATCGCAGGACCCATTGATCCCAGAGACAGTGGTCG ATCCAGGGGTTCACTTCCACGCTGGGCTTTCCGACGTTAAAGCTATCATCGGAGAACCAGCAGAAATCGAGTGCAAAGTGAGCAGCGAAGAATGTGAAGGATTCTGGTAcaaggatggagaggag ATTACGTCAAATGAGGATTTAACCATCTCTAAAGACGGAAGTTTCCACAGACTGAAGATCAGTAAGGTCACGGAGGAGACGAGCGGGACGTATCGCTTTGAGGCCGACGGCCGCAAGACCGAAGCGGTCATCAGTGTTGAAG ATCCGCCCAGATTCAGCGCAGAGGACATCGAGGCCTTCAAGGCCCCCGTCACGGTGAAGAAGGGGCAGAAGGCCACCTTCAAGGTGCCCCACTTGGGCCGCGAGCCTGTGAAGATCCAGTGGTACTTGGACGGGGAGGAGCTGTCGGACCAGTCCAACATCCGCATCGACAACAGCGAGGGCGAGTGCCGCCTGAACCTCATCAAGCTGCAGCGCAAGGACAGCGGCGAGGTCAAGATCAAGCTGAAGAACGAGTTCGGGAGCATCGAGGCCTACAGCGAGCTGGTGGTTCTGG ACCGGCCCACACCGCCCATGGGGCCGCTGGAGATCGTGGAGGCCTCGTCCTCCGCCGTCGAGGTCAAGTGGAGGGCGCCCAAGGACGCCGGCGGCTGCAAGATCGACAACTACATCGTGGAGCGCCAGCAGGTGGGCCGCAACACCTGGAAGAAGCTGGGCCCTATCGGACCGGAGGCCCAGTACCGGGACATCGACGTGGAGCACGGCCGACGCTACTGCTACCGCTTCCGCGTGGAGACCGAGATGGGCGTCAGCGAGGTCATGGAGAGCGAGGACGTCCAGGCCGGCACTAAAG CATACCCTGGGCCCCCCTCGGCACCCAAGGTGGTCAGTGCCTTCAAGGACTGCATCAACCTGACCTGGGTCGCCCCGGGCAACACGGGGGGCACCAGTATCCTGGGCTACAACGTGGAGAAGCGCAAGAAGGGGAGCAACCTGTGGGGGGCCGTCAACCCCCCCGACCAGCTGGTCAAAG GGAAGAGCTTTGGAGTCAAAGAGGTGAACGAGGGACTGGAGTACGAGTTCCGCGTGGCCGCCGTCAACGACTCCGGGGCCGGAGAATTCGGCAACCCGTCAGAGTTCGTATTCGCCAGGGACCCCAAAA AGCCGCCCGGTAAGGTCATCGACATGAAGGTGACGGactcctcctacaccaccttGTGTCTGTCCTGGACCAACCCCAAAGACCTCCCCGGGGAGCAGGACGAGGCCAAGGCCTTCTGGGTGGAGATGCGGCCCGCAGAGTGCCCCGAGTGGGAGCGCTGCAACATGAGCCCCATCACCGGCTCCACCTTCACCGTGAAGGGCATGAAGTCCATGGCCATGTACTGGGTCAGGGTCATCGCCTTGAACGAGGGGGGCAGCGGAGAGCCCTGCGAACTGGACAACTACGTCCTGGCCATGCCCCCGCCGG TGAGGCCGCGGTTCACCAACTCCAAGATCAAGAGTTTGGTGGTGGTGCGGGCGGGAAACTCTGCGCGCTTCAACGTCGACTACGAG GCGTCTCCCTGGCCCGAGGTGAAGTGGCTGAAGGATGGGGTGCCTATCTCCAAGAGGGTAACCATTAGCAACACAGAGGGAGCCtcgcagctcctcctcccctccgcgGAGCGGTCCGACACGGGCGTGTTCACCGTCATGATCAAGAACATCGTCGGCCAGGAGTCCTTCAGCGTGGAGATCAGAGTCACAG acgaaCCCAAGCCCCCGGGCCCGGTGGAGCTGGACGAGAAAGTCCCCGGGACGGTGACCGTGTCCTGGGAGGGGTCCCCGGACGAGAAGAGGGACGACCGGCTGTACTACGTGGTCACCAAGCGGGACTCCACCAAGCCCACGTGGTGCACAGTGGCCGACCGCATCTTCAACAACCGCTTCACCGCCTGCAACATCGTGCCGGGCCGCGAGTACCAGTTCAGGGTGTACGCCAAGAACGACATCGGCTCCTCCAAGCCCTCCAGCAGTGCCAAGTGGTCCATCAGCACCAAGAAAG TGAAGTTCACGCTGAGCGAGTCCGAGAGCAAGGCGTGCACCCTGGAGCGCACGCCCAAGTTCCTGGTGCCCCTGAAGAAGCACAACGCGCCCCAGGGCTACGAGTGCTACATGACCTGCGCCGTGCGCGGCGAGCCCACCCCACGCGTCACCTGGCTGCGCGACAACATCAGCCTCCACACCAACACCAACTACCTGATCTCCAACACCTGCGGCGTGTGCTCCCTGCTCGTACTCACGGTGGGGCCGAAGGACTCCGGGGAGTACAAGGTGATCGCCGAGAACCAACTAGGCAGGGCGGAGTGCAGCACCAACCTCACCGTCAAAG ATTAA
- the LOC132471304 gene encoding immunoglobulin-like and fibronectin type III domain-containing protein 1 isoform X1, producing MMKKSKIADQTAAGQGVDVSDDAQPCERGIKKKSKVPGVMITQFQEELPEDATTPDFTRKPIALTIQEGKLAVFKAKVIGNPTPKVSWGRANGEIVFHPETCQQKFDEVSGEHTLEFNKVDPDDADTYKCFATNDYGRAVCTVLLNVIEVGFRKKKEQKVEEPSELRKQLKKRKPDGTREEKPMDNEEKVWEILLSADKKDYESICIEYGITNFRGMLTRLNEMRKEKEAEVAQFVSHISTLKHIDVKDNDCATIEIDMDLKDPNSKVFLYKDGIMVPFTTELGEELKHSLKRIGKKYVFSIKKLGSEDAGLYSVDVGGVNVFSTEFKVPDVSFAVKIQEVKAVERENAQFQCVLTAPMNEIKWFGKSAPLEDGEKFQILVSEDKLIHKLIVRDVMPLDGGIYAAVAGIKSCNTFLIVEADKDPAGKGKKGARKDTVAGGGNDEELMKIAKDQQAKYEKEMAEKLVAAKKAKEEWEAQQVVDKVQAKADAEARAAAAKARGGAGGAGGDGAVDATGGGGTGVGGGAGGGAGGGAGGGAGGAGGGAGGAGGGAGGAGGAGAGGGDGKGGDGGDEDGDEEGAEGEGGKRKKRVRDAPLIPETVVGDEAPGAGDGSPGGGKPPRKGKQSAGGSQDPLIPETVVDPGVHFHAGLSDVKAIIGEPAEIECKVSSEECEGFWYKDGEEITSNEDLTISKDGSFHRLKISKVTEETSGTYRFEADGRKTEAVISVEDPPRFSAEDIEAFKAPVTVKKGQKATFKVPHLGREPVKIQWYLDGEELSDQSNIRIDNSEGECRLNLIKLQRKDSGEVKIKLKNEFGSIEAYSELVVLDRPTPPMGPLEIVEASSSAVEVKWRAPKDAGGCKIDNYIVERQQVGRNTWKKLGPIGPEAQYRDIDVEHGRRYCYRFRVETEMGVSEVMESEDVQAGTKAYPGPPSAPKVVSAFKDCINLTWVAPGNTGGTSILGYNVEKRKKGSNLWGAVNPPDQLVKGKSFGVKEVNEGLEYEFRVAAVNDSGAGEFGNPSEFVFARDPKKPPGKVIDMKVTDSSYTTLCLSWTNPKDLPGEQDEAKAFWVEMRPAECPEWERCNMSPITGSTFTVKGMKSMAMYWVRVIALNEGGSGEPCELDNYVLAMPPPVRPRFTNSKIKSLVVVRAGNSARFNVDYEASPWPEVKWLKDGVPISKRVTISNTEGASQLLLPSAERSDTGVFTVMIKNIVGQESFSVEIRVTDEPKPPGPVELDEKVPGTVTVSWEGSPDEKRDDRLYYVVTKRDSTKPTWCTVADRIFNNRFTACNIVPGREYQFRVYAKNDIGSSKPSSSAKWSISTKKVKFTLSESESKACTLERTPKFLVPLKKHNAPQGYECYMTCAVRGEPTPRVTWLRDNISLHTNTNYLISNTCGVCSLLVLTVGPKDSGEYKVIAENQLGRAECSTNLTVKD from the exons ATGATGAAGAAGTCCAAAATCGCTGACCAGACTGCCGCCGGCCAGGGGG TCGACGTTTCCGATGACGCCCAGCCCTGTGAAAGAG GCATTAAGAAGAAGTCCAAGGTGCCCGGGGTGATGATCACCCAGTTCCAGGAGGAGCTGCCTGAGGACGCCACCACCCCGGACTTCACCCGCAAGCCCATCGCCCTGACCATACAGGAGG GTAAACTCGCCGTGTTCAAAGCCAAAGTGATCGGGAACCCGACCCCCAAGGTCAGCTGGGGCCGGGCCAACGGCGAGATCGTCTTCCACCCGGAGACCTGTCAGCAGAAGTTCGACGAGGTGTCCGGCGAGCACACCCTCGAG TTTAACAAGGTGGACCCGGACGATGCAGACACCTACAAGTGTTTCGCCACCAACGACTACGGCCGGGCAGTGTGCACCGTGCTACTGAACGTCATAGAGG TTGGATTCCGTAAGAAAAAGGAACAAAAAGTGGAAG AGCCCTCAGAACTCAGAAAACAACTGAAGAAACG AAAGCCCGATGGGACCCGCGAGGAGAAGCCCATGGATAACGAGGAGAAGGTGTGGGAGATCCTGCTCAGTGCCGATAAGAAAGACTACGAGAGCATCTGCATCGAGTACGGCATCACCAACTTCCGCGGCATGCTGACGAGGCTGAACGAgatgaggaaggagaaggaggccgAGGTGGCTCAG TTTGTGTCGCACATCAGCACTCTGAAACACATTGACGTCAAGGACAATGACTGTGCCACCATTGAGATCGACATGGACCTCAAAGACCCCAACAGCAAGGTCTTCCTCTACAAG GATGGAATCATGGTTCCCTTCACCACGGAGCTGGGTGAAGAGCTGAAGCACAGTTTGAAACGGATTGGAAAGAAGTACGTTTTCTCCATAAAGAAACTGGGGTCAGAAGACGCTGGACTTTACTCGGTGGACGTCGGGGGTGTCAATGTTTTCTCCACTGAATTTAAAG TCCCTGACGTCAGCTTTGCGGTCAAAATCCAAGAGGTGAAGGCCGTTGAGAGGGAGAACGCTCAGTTCCAGTGTGTTCTGACCGCTCCCATGAACGAGATCAAATGGTTCGGGAAGTCCGCCCCGCTCGAAGACGGGGAGAAGTTCCAGATCCTGGTGTCGGAGGACAAGCTAATCCACAAGCTGATTGTGAGGGACGTCATGCCTTTGGACGGGGGCATCTACGCAGCGGTGGCAGGGATCAAGTCCTGCAACACGTTTCTGATCGTGGAGG CCGATAAAGATCCCGCCGGCAAGGGGAAGAAGGGCGCGCGCAAGGACACAGTGGCGGGCGGCGGCAACGACGAGGAGCTGATGAAGATCGCCAAGGACCAACAGGCCAAGTACGAGAAGGAGATGGCAGAGAAGCTGGTGGCCGCCAAGAAGGCCAAAGAGGAGTGGGAGGCCCAGCAGGTGGTGGACAAGGTCCAGGCTAAAGCAGACGCTGAGGCcagagccgccgccgccaaggccaggggaggggctggtggagccggtggtgatggtgctgtagacgctactggtggtggtggaactggagttggaggtggagctgggggtggtgctggaggtggagcaggaggtggagctggaggagctggaggtggagctggaggagcaggaggtggagctggaggagcaggaggagcaggag caggtggaggcgACGGAAAGGGAGGCGATGGAGGTGATGAAGACGGCGATGAAGAAGGggcggagggggaaggaggcaaGCGTAAGAAACGTGTCAGAGACGCCCCCCTGATCCCGGAGACAGTCGTAG GCGATGAGGCTCCGGGGGCCGGAGACGGAtctccggggggggggaagccCCCCCGCAAGGGGAAGCAATCAGCGGGGGGATCGCAGGACCCATTGATCCCAGAGACAGTGGTCG ATCCAGGGGTTCACTTCCACGCTGGGCTTTCCGACGTTAAAGCTATCATCGGAGAACCAGCAGAAATCGAGTGCAAAGTGAGCAGCGAAGAATGTGAAGGATTCTGGTAcaaggatggagaggag ATTACGTCAAATGAGGATTTAACCATCTCTAAAGACGGAAGTTTCCACAGACTGAAGATCAGTAAGGTCACGGAGGAGACGAGCGGGACGTATCGCTTTGAGGCCGACGGCCGCAAGACCGAAGCGGTCATCAGTGTTGAAG ATCCGCCCAGATTCAGCGCAGAGGACATCGAGGCCTTCAAGGCCCCCGTCACGGTGAAGAAGGGGCAGAAGGCCACCTTCAAGGTGCCCCACTTGGGCCGCGAGCCTGTGAAGATCCAGTGGTACTTGGACGGGGAGGAGCTGTCGGACCAGTCCAACATCCGCATCGACAACAGCGAGGGCGAGTGCCGCCTGAACCTCATCAAGCTGCAGCGCAAGGACAGCGGCGAGGTCAAGATCAAGCTGAAGAACGAGTTCGGGAGCATCGAGGCCTACAGCGAGCTGGTGGTTCTGG ACCGGCCCACACCGCCCATGGGGCCGCTGGAGATCGTGGAGGCCTCGTCCTCCGCCGTCGAGGTCAAGTGGAGGGCGCCCAAGGACGCCGGCGGCTGCAAGATCGACAACTACATCGTGGAGCGCCAGCAGGTGGGCCGCAACACCTGGAAGAAGCTGGGCCCTATCGGACCGGAGGCCCAGTACCGGGACATCGACGTGGAGCACGGCCGACGCTACTGCTACCGCTTCCGCGTGGAGACCGAGATGGGCGTCAGCGAGGTCATGGAGAGCGAGGACGTCCAGGCCGGCACTAAAG CATACCCTGGGCCCCCCTCGGCACCCAAGGTGGTCAGTGCCTTCAAGGACTGCATCAACCTGACCTGGGTCGCCCCGGGCAACACGGGGGGCACCAGTATCCTGGGCTACAACGTGGAGAAGCGCAAGAAGGGGAGCAACCTGTGGGGGGCCGTCAACCCCCCCGACCAGCTGGTCAAAG GGAAGAGCTTTGGAGTCAAAGAGGTGAACGAGGGACTGGAGTACGAGTTCCGCGTGGCCGCCGTCAACGACTCCGGGGCCGGAGAATTCGGCAACCCGTCAGAGTTCGTATTCGCCAGGGACCCCAAAA AGCCGCCCGGTAAGGTCATCGACATGAAGGTGACGGactcctcctacaccaccttGTGTCTGTCCTGGACCAACCCCAAAGACCTCCCCGGGGAGCAGGACGAGGCCAAGGCCTTCTGGGTGGAGATGCGGCCCGCAGAGTGCCCCGAGTGGGAGCGCTGCAACATGAGCCCCATCACCGGCTCCACCTTCACCGTGAAGGGCATGAAGTCCATGGCCATGTACTGGGTCAGGGTCATCGCCTTGAACGAGGGGGGCAGCGGAGAGCCCTGCGAACTGGACAACTACGTCCTGGCCATGCCCCCGCCGG TGAGGCCGCGGTTCACCAACTCCAAGATCAAGAGTTTGGTGGTGGTGCGGGCGGGAAACTCTGCGCGCTTCAACGTCGACTACGAG GCGTCTCCCTGGCCCGAGGTGAAGTGGCTGAAGGATGGGGTGCCTATCTCCAAGAGGGTAACCATTAGCAACACAGAGGGAGCCtcgcagctcctcctcccctccgcgGAGCGGTCCGACACGGGCGTGTTCACCGTCATGATCAAGAACATCGTCGGCCAGGAGTCCTTCAGCGTGGAGATCAGAGTCACAG acgaaCCCAAGCCCCCGGGCCCGGTGGAGCTGGACGAGAAAGTCCCCGGGACGGTGACCGTGTCCTGGGAGGGGTCCCCGGACGAGAAGAGGGACGACCGGCTGTACTACGTGGTCACCAAGCGGGACTCCACCAAGCCCACGTGGTGCACAGTGGCCGACCGCATCTTCAACAACCGCTTCACCGCCTGCAACATCGTGCCGGGCCGCGAGTACCAGTTCAGGGTGTACGCCAAGAACGACATCGGCTCCTCCAAGCCCTCCAGCAGTGCCAAGTGGTCCATCAGCACCAAGAAAG TGAAGTTCACGCTGAGCGAGTCCGAGAGCAAGGCGTGCACCCTGGAGCGCACGCCCAAGTTCCTGGTGCCCCTGAAGAAGCACAACGCGCCCCAGGGCTACGAGTGCTACATGACCTGCGCCGTGCGCGGCGAGCCCACCCCACGCGTCACCTGGCTGCGCGACAACATCAGCCTCCACACCAACACCAACTACCTGATCTCCAACACCTGCGGCGTGTGCTCCCTGCTCGTACTCACGGTGGGGCCGAAGGACTCCGGGGAGTACAAGGTGATCGCCGAGAACCAACTAGGCAGGGCGGAGTGCAGCACCAACCTCACCGTCAAAG ATTAA